A DNA window from Barnesiella intestinihominis YIT 11860 contains the following coding sequences:
- a CDS encoding BamA/TamA family outer membrane protein has protein sequence MAGIEKNKVYICKVLSIEKNQVIGEALKIRRVIKASLGAIVGIVLVACSPTRHVPDGSYLLDHVKIETDDKSVKPSDLKSYLRQEPNHRMFGLFRFTLGLYNLSGNDSTKWYNRWVRNAGTPPIIYDPVLIENSRMQMEKAMNNKGYMAARVDVDTVSKGKRMDVFYRVSANTPHYIDDIDYRISNDTISRLVERQYASHSLLKKGSNFDRNVLDEERQRISDMLRRDGFYAFNKELITYTADTADRSKAVDLTMNLVPESVANASGYRPYERYYMRKIYFVLSYDPTATDQIDVANAGTYKNYYFVEGDRPYIRRETLVENCFIRPGLLFSSRDVDNTYTAFGRLRIVKYVNIRFEPAGRNDEGVNQLDCYILLSKDKPQSVSLELEGTNSEGDLGFAVGATYQHRNIFKGSETFSAKVRGAYESLSGDLSGLINDRYTELGGEIGVTYPKFLFPFLRTDFRRRMKASTEYSINLNFQQRPEYTRVIWGAAWKYKWTTNRGFYRHNYDLLDINYVYLPRKTDGFLENIAPDNPLLRYSYEDHFIMRMGYTFYCSNLNPSNPVQRRTNVYTLRAAGEIAGNVLNAFSKLTSKEPDGGYKIFGIRYSQYAKFDFDYSFTHLIDERNSIAFHVGGGIGIPYGNSDILPFEKRYYSGGANSVRGWSVRTLGPGSYNGNNSVSEFINQCGDIRLDINLEYRTKLFWKVELGAFIDAGNIWTIRDYESQPGGQFRLDSFYKEIALAYGLGIRLDFSYFLLRFDMGMKAYNPAAGQDHWAIASQNFKRDSAFHFTVGYPF, from the coding sequence ATGGCTGGAATTGAAAAAAATAAAGTGTATATTTGCAAGGTTTTATCCATCGAGAAAAATCAAGTTATCGGAGAAGCGTTGAAAATTCGTCGAGTTATAAAGGCAAGTTTAGGAGCGATCGTCGGTATTGTTCTGGTTGCGTGTAGTCCTACCCGCCATGTCCCGGACGGTAGCTATTTGCTCGACCATGTAAAGATAGAGACCGATGATAAGTCGGTGAAACCTTCCGATTTGAAATCCTATTTGCGTCAGGAGCCTAATCACCGTATGTTCGGGTTGTTCCGCTTTACGCTCGGGCTATATAATTTGTCGGGAAACGATTCGACCAAATGGTATAACCGTTGGGTAAGGAATGCCGGCACACCCCCGATAATTTACGACCCGGTTTTGATAGAAAATTCTCGTATGCAAATGGAGAAGGCCATGAATAATAAGGGGTACATGGCTGCTCGGGTCGATGTCGATACGGTTTCGAAAGGTAAACGTATGGACGTGTTCTATCGAGTCTCGGCAAATACGCCGCATTACATAGACGATATAGACTATCGTATTTCAAACGATACGATTTCCCGGCTTGTCGAGCGGCAATATGCCTCTCATTCGCTTTTGAAGAAAGGATCGAATTTCGATAGAAATGTGTTGGACGAGGAAAGGCAACGTATTTCCGATATGTTGCGGCGCGATGGCTTTTATGCTTTTAATAAAGAACTGATTACCTATACGGCAGATACCGCCGACCGTTCGAAAGCAGTCGATCTCACTATGAATCTCGTTCCTGAGTCTGTTGCCAATGCTTCGGGGTATCGTCCGTACGAACGGTATTATATGAGGAAAATCTATTTTGTGTTGTCTTATGACCCGACGGCGACCGACCAAATCGATGTTGCCAATGCCGGTACATATAAGAATTATTATTTCGTGGAAGGCGATCGCCCTTATATTCGACGGGAAACATTGGTGGAGAATTGTTTCATTCGTCCGGGGTTGTTGTTCAGTAGTCGAGATGTGGACAATACCTATACGGCATTCGGGAGATTGCGTATTGTCAAATATGTCAATATTCGCTTCGAGCCGGCCGGTCGGAACGACGAAGGTGTAAATCAATTGGATTGTTATATCTTGCTCAGCAAGGATAAGCCGCAGTCTGTCTCGCTCGAATTGGAAGGTACTAATTCCGAGGGCGATTTAGGTTTTGCCGTGGGAGCTACTTATCAACATCGTAATATCTTCAAGGGTTCCGAAACTTTTTCGGCTAAGGTGCGCGGTGCTTATGAAAGTTTGTCGGGCGATTTGAGCGGACTCATCAATGACCGATATACCGAGTTGGGAGGGGAGATAGGAGTTACTTATCCCAAATTTCTTTTCCCGTTTTTGCGTACCGATTTTCGGCGGCGTATGAAGGCCAGCACCGAATATAGTATAAACCTTAATTTCCAGCAACGTCCCGAGTATACGCGAGTCATTTGGGGAGCAGCTTGGAAATATAAGTGGACGACCAACCGGGGATTCTACCGTCACAACTACGACCTGTTGGATATAAATTATGTCTATTTGCCCCGTAAGACCGACGGATTTCTCGAAAACATAGCCCCCGATAATCCGCTTTTACGATACAGTTACGAGGATCACTTCATCATGCGTATGGGATATACCTTTTATTGCTCCAATCTCAATCCCTCCAATCCGGTGCAGCGTCGCACCAATGTCTATACGTTGAGGGCTGCGGGAGAAATAGCGGGCAACGTGCTCAATGCCTTTTCCAAACTTACCTCGAAAGAGCCCGATGGGGGATACAAGATTTTTGGTATTCGATATTCCCAGTATGCTAAATTCGATTTCGATTATAGTTTTACCCATTTAATTGACGAGCGAAACTCTATTGCTTTTCATGTAGGCGGAGGAATAGGCATACCCTATGGGAATTCCGATATTTTACCTTTTGAGAAACGCTACTATTCGGGTGGAGCCAACAGTGTGCGGGGGTGGTCGGTAAGAACGCTCGGTCCCGGTAGTTATAACGGCAATAATTCTGTATCCGAATTTATCAATCAGTGTGGAGATATACGCCTCGATATAAATCTTGAATATCGTACCAAACTATTTTGGAAAGTAGAGTTGGGGGCTTTTATCGATGCCGGTAATATTTGGACGATCCGTGATTACGAATCGCAGCCCGGCGGTCAGTTCCGACTGGATTCGTTTTATAAGGAAATCGCGTTGGCCTATGGATTGGGAATCCGTCTGGATTTCAGCTATTTCTTACTTCGCTTCGACATGGGAATGAAAGCCTATAATCCGGCGGCCGGACAAGACCATTGGGCAATCGCTTCGCAAAACTTCAAAAGAGATTCTGCGTTTCATTTCACGGTGGGGTATCCTTTCTGA
- a CDS encoding GtrA family protein: protein MLKLRIYLQFVVSRLLGTGVDTLILWICSTFIFSSYWEVYVLSPIISFEFAVLSNFLCSYFWIWKSRIGRRSTSDFCIRFLMFNLSSGAGFLMKMFFLLIFQKIFGWDVIYCNLAALLISGLFNYFVADMLVFKSRKRVKVESFDSNDC from the coding sequence GTGTTAAAGCTGCGTATTTACCTACAATTCGTAGTCAGTCGGCTATTGGGCACGGGTGTCGATACCTTGATACTGTGGATATGCTCGACTTTTATATTCAGCAGCTATTGGGAGGTATATGTCCTTTCACCTATCATCAGTTTTGAATTTGCCGTATTGAGCAATTTCCTATGTTCTTATTTTTGGATATGGAAAAGTAGAATCGGCCGTCGTTCGACGTCTGATTTCTGTATTCGTTTTCTCATGTTCAATCTTTCATCGGGAGCCGGCTTCTTAATGAAAATGTTTTTTCTACTCATTTTCCAAAAGATATTCGGCTGGGACGTTATCTATTGTAATCTTGCCGCCCTGCTTATTTCGGGATTGTTCAACTATTTCGTAGCGGATATGCTGGTATTCAAATCGCGCAAACGGGTGAAAGTCGAAAGTTTCGACAGCAACGATTGCTGA
- a CDS encoding CDP-alcohol phosphatidyltransferase family protein, translating into MGKETSERIQTSVLNAAEKKVLVWLAQRQPAWVTSDFLTYTGVVGALVCAVGFVLAHIDKNYLWISSLGLVINWYGDSLDGTLARVRNAQRPVYGFFIDHTLDAVTICIMCIGAGLSPMFRLDVAMLVLVGYLVLSIYTYISTILSGKFLLTYGSLGPTEFRLIVILINTVFMYTSLSEIKWTIEGQTLGIFDVAGLFIACFLFVAWLVQFITDRRVLSKQDPLKPYSPKK; encoded by the coding sequence ATGGGAAAAGAAACATCTGAAAGAATACAGACTTCCGTGCTCAATGCAGCAGAGAAAAAAGTTTTGGTTTGGCTGGCTCAACGACAACCGGCATGGGTTACTTCGGACTTCCTCACATACACCGGCGTAGTAGGAGCTCTCGTATGCGCAGTGGGATTCGTATTGGCTCATATAGATAAAAACTACCTGTGGATTTCTTCTCTCGGGTTGGTAATTAACTGGTATGGCGACAGCCTCGACGGCACTCTTGCCAGAGTAAGGAATGCACAAAGACCCGTTTATGGATTTTTTATCGACCATACGCTCGATGCCGTCACCATTTGTATCATGTGTATCGGAGCCGGTCTTTCGCCCATGTTTAGGCTCGATGTAGCGATGCTGGTATTAGTGGGCTATTTGGTTCTTTCGATTTATACGTATATCTCGACAATCCTAAGCGGTAAGTTCCTGCTCACTTACGGCAGCCTCGGGCCAACTGAATTCCGATTGATCGTTATTCTCATCAACACGGTGTTTATGTATACTTCCCTCTCGGAAATAAAGTGGACCATCGAAGGGCAAACATTGGGCATATTCGATGTAGCCGGATTGTTCATTGCCTGCTTCTTGTTCGTGGCATGGTTGGTTCAATTCATCACCGACCGTCGCGTTTTGTCCAAACAAGATCCATTGAAACCCTATTCCCCTAAAAAATAA
- a CDS encoding putative phage abortive infection protein, producing the protein MKRKKNFISIGCVLWSVAVLAIVMLLVYFFQFGGNLSNDHRRWGEFGSYFASVTGLLAFLGVIYTSYKTDNRVGESEERNQMRDDRDMFFRMLDLYRQNRDTFKLNYISFLSDYEHFIGLKGFKKCVQLMEKNVCTDIILDVFLHKLKVCDFEKFDVLVKSIFSQVNTYRDFKVDNNGDPEENREIVRRCLDTYKNAITFSIEGNLTIEQYQQVLLYTTKEEQYKAVRRAMDLVYESNKSGLGAYLRTIYYLLNLIRSFDERETLVKIFRAQLSREELVLLFFNAVSSKSNRDVIHLMVDNDMFNNLNLEDLYFVSGSTKDEKIKNIFSLFDEEQI; encoded by the coding sequence ATGAAACGAAAGAAAAATTTTATTTCGATTGGTTGTGTTTTATGGTCTGTTGCTGTTTTGGCAATCGTTATGTTATTGGTCTATTTTTTCCAATTTGGAGGTAATCTTTCAAATGACCATCGTCGATGGGGTGAATTTGGTAGTTATTTTGCGTCTGTAACGGGCTTATTAGCTTTTTTGGGAGTAATATATACATCTTATAAAACAGATAACAGGGTAGGTGAATCAGAAGAACGTAATCAAATGAGAGATGATAGAGATATGTTTTTTAGAATGTTGGATTTATATAGGCAGAATAGAGATACATTTAAATTAAACTATATATCGTTTTTATCTGATTATGAACATTTTATTGGCTTGAAGGGCTTTAAGAAGTGCGTACAACTCATGGAAAAAAACGTTTGTACTGATATTATCTTAGATGTGTTTTTACATAAGTTAAAAGTATGTGATTTTGAAAAATTTGATGTTTTAGTTAAATCGATTTTTAGTCAAGTCAATACGTATAGAGATTTTAAAGTGGATAATAATGGAGATCCAGAGGAAAATAGGGAAATAGTAAGGAGGTGTTTAGACACTTATAAGAATGCAATTACTTTTTCTATTGAAGGGAATTTAACAATTGAACAATATCAGCAAGTGCTATTATATACAACAAAGGAAGAGCAATATAAAGCAGTAAGAAGGGCTATGGATTTAGTTTATGAAAGCAATAAATCTGGTTTGGGTGCTTATCTGAGGACTATTTATTATTTGCTTAATTTGATTCGTTCTTTTGATGAGAGAGAAACATTAGTAAAGATTTTTAGAGCTCAATTGTCAAGGGAGGAACTAGTTTTATTATTCTTTAATGCAGTCAGTTCAAAATCGAATAGAGATGTTATACATCTTATGGTGGATAATGATATGTTTAACAATTTGAATTTAGAAGATTTATATTTTGTTTCGGGATCAACAAAAGACGAAAAGATAAAAAATATATTTAGTCTC